From a region of the Lactuca sativa cultivar Salinas chromosome 4, Lsat_Salinas_v11, whole genome shotgun sequence genome:
- the LOC111906849 gene encoding PRA1 family protein F3 encodes MTTYGTIPTSSGGGSNLEYLSRAKARIKSGLGTRRSWKEMFNFRSVDLPHGVSDAFSRIKTNIGYFRMNYAILVLVILFLSLLWHPVSLIVFVVMMAAWLFLYFLRDEPLVIFHRTIDDGVVLVVLSVATILLLLLTGATMNIISSILVGLAVVVIHAVFRSTHDLSLDDEAGGYLASSSS; translated from the coding sequence ATGACGACGTACGGCACGATTCCGACGTCATCAGGCGGAGGTTCAAATCTCGAATACCTCTCTCGAGCTAAAGCACGCATAAAATCTGGATTAGGCACGCGGCGTTCCTGGAAAGAGATGTTCAATTTCCGTTCGGTTGACCTTCCTCATGGCGTCTCCGATGCGTTTTCACGAATCAAAACAAACATAGGTTACTTCCGTATGAACTATGCGATACTCGTGCTGGTGATTTTGTTTCTTAGTCTGTTATGGCATCCGGTTTCGTTGATTGTATTCGTGGTGATGATGGCGGCTTGGTTGTTCCTTTACTTCCTCCGTGACGAGCCTCTGGTGATTTTCCACCGTACAATTGACGACGGCGTGGTCCTTGTGGTGTTATCGGTTGCGACGATACTTTTGCTGTTGTTGACCGGCGCAACGATGAATATAATTTCATCGATTCTTGTCGGATTGGCTGTTGTGGTGATTCACGCTgttttcaggagcactcatgattTATCCTTAGACGATGAGGCAGGTGGCTATCTGGCATCTTCTTCGTCTTAG